In the Mytilus trossulus isolate FHL-02 chromosome 1, PNRI_Mtr1.1.1.hap1, whole genome shotgun sequence genome, one interval contains:
- the LOC134686613 gene encoding GDP-fucose protein O-fucosyltransferase 1-like, whose product MALWIWIVTLLCVTGIIATHEWDENGYVFFCLCMGRFGNQADHFLGGLSFTKSVNRTLVLPAFRTYKNIPFDEWFKVEPLEKYHKVILAEDFMTELAPEHWPVGERTGFCYAPRGGTCEMKNGNPFTNFWDEYGVDFDVIHPLQAYYADAQNFMDVYPPDKYPVLALRGAPAAFPVAEQDVPLQKYIQWSDKIQDEIDHHIHKLFNDDPYVGIHLRNGADWERACEHAKDQMRYMASPQCLGYKNYEKLPANLCYPSTTEVLRLTKKVVEETKVKHLFIATDQRNLMNELKGVLGSEINIVHLDPHLPIIDIGILQKSEHFIGNCVSSFTSSVSRDRLVKEKPTSFWGYS is encoded by the exons atggCTTTGTGGATATGGATAGTTACATTACTGTGTGTTACTGGAATTATAGCCACTCATGAATGGGATGAAAATGGCTATGTATTTTTCTGTCTGTGTATGG GAAGATTTGGTAATCAGGCAGACCATTTCCTCGGAGGATTATCATTTACCAAGTCAGTCAATCGTACTCTTGTTTTACCAGCATTTAGAACATAT AAAAACATACCTTTTGATGAATGGTTTAAAGTAGAACCATTAGAAAAATATCACAAAGTTATATTGGCAGAAGACTTTATGACAGAACTTGCACCTGAACACTGGCCTGTAGGGGAGAGAACTGGATTTTGTTATGCACCAAGGGGTGGAACTTGTGAAATGAAGAATG gtAATCCATTCACAAACTTCTGGGATGAATATGGTGTTGATTTTGATGTGATTCACCCACTACAGGCATACTATGCGGACGCACAGAATTTTATGGATGT GTATCCACCAGATAAGTATCCAGTGCTTGCTTTAAGAGGTGCTCCAGCAGCCTTTCCTGTGGCAGAACAAGATGttcctttacaaaaatatatacagtggTCAGATAAGATACAGGACGAAATAGATCATCATATCCACAAACTGTTCAATGATGACCCATATGTTGGTATTCATCTACGCAATGGAGCAGATTGG gaAAGAGCATGTGAACATGCTAAAGATCAGATGAGATATATGGCATCACCACAATGTCTTggatataaaaattatgaaaaactaCCAGCAAATCTTTGCTATCCATCCACAACAGAAGTGCTAAG ACTTACTAAAAAAGTTGTGGAAGAAACTAAAGTCAAACATTTATTCATTGCAACAGACCAGAGGAATCTAATGAATGAGTTAAAAGGAGTTTTGGGTTCAGAG aTCAACATCGTCCATTTAGATCCACATCTTCCTATTATAGACATTGGAATATTACAGAAATCTGAGCATTTTATAGGAAACTGTGTGTCATCCTTTACTTCATCTGTTTCTAGAGATCGACTAGTCAAGGAAAAACCAACATCATTTTGGGGATACAGCTGA